In Deinococcus proteolyticus MRP, a single genomic region encodes these proteins:
- a CDS encoding NtaA/DmoA family FMN-dependent monooxygenase (This protein belongs to a clade of FMN-dependent monooxygenases, within a broader family of flavin-dependent oxidoreductases, the luciferase-like monooxygenase (LMM) family, some of whose members use coenzyme F420 rather than FMN.) yields the protein MKRRETPDKKMILGMHFGNGYGSQPHAWRMPGVPKGGATDFDALVRYAQAAERGKFDFLFLPDFLGLDTDISHHPSMLTLEPLLTLAAVARETSRIGLVTTASTTFNEPYNLARMFKTLDVMSHGRMGWNVVPTSDPGSAANFGKAPMPRQEKYERLHEMVQIVQALWGSWGEDAWIHDAATGQYADASKIQPIGLQGRHVGAQGPLPIPPSEQGQPVIFQAGGGEYGLQVAGQYASGVIGATFSIEDARSQRQALRQAAQAAGRDPDEIKFFAGVMPALGVTKREAIDRRLQLGKDIFPSRVPYLGQMLGLRLSASRLDEPLSAQELQVARANPGDPRSPTALKVAREGWTIREILAHGVIDYHPTPVGPAEVTADHMQEWFEAGAVDGFWVSIDVYEDGIDAFVDGVIPILQERGLFHTEYEGTTLRDHLGVPHQYGLDARLS from the coding sequence ATGAAACGGAGAGAGACTCCAGATAAGAAGATGATCCTCGGGATGCACTTTGGCAATGGCTACGGCTCACAGCCGCACGCCTGGCGGATGCCTGGGGTTCCCAAGGGTGGAGCCACCGATTTTGACGCGCTGGTGCGTTACGCGCAGGCTGCCGAGCGGGGCAAGTTTGATTTCCTGTTCCTGCCCGATTTTCTGGGGCTGGATACCGATATTTCCCATCACCCTTCCATGCTGACGCTGGAGCCGCTGCTGACGCTGGCGGCGGTGGCCCGCGAAACCAGCCGCATCGGTCTGGTCACGACAGCTTCCACCACCTTCAACGAGCCTTACAACCTCGCCCGCATGTTCAAAACGCTGGATGTGATGAGTCATGGGCGCATGGGCTGGAATGTGGTGCCGACTTCCGACCCGGGGAGTGCCGCCAACTTTGGCAAAGCCCCGATGCCGCGCCAGGAAAAGTACGAGAGGCTCCATGAAATGGTGCAAATCGTGCAAGCGCTCTGGGGCAGTTGGGGCGAAGACGCCTGGATTCACGATGCGGCGACTGGTCAGTACGCGGACGCCTCCAAGATTCAGCCCATCGGCCTGCAGGGTCGTCATGTTGGTGCGCAGGGGCCGCTGCCGATTCCGCCTTCGGAGCAGGGGCAGCCGGTCATCTTTCAGGCGGGTGGCGGTGAATACGGCCTACAGGTGGCGGGCCAGTATGCCAGCGGCGTGATTGGGGCGACGTTCAGCATCGAAGATGCCCGCTCTCAGCGTCAGGCACTGCGGCAAGCGGCCCAGGCAGCGGGACGCGACCCCGACGAAATCAAGTTCTTCGCTGGCGTGATGCCCGCCCTGGGCGTGACCAAGCGTGAGGCGATTGACCGCCGCCTGCAACTCGGCAAAGACATCTTCCCGTCCCGCGTGCCTTACCTGGGGCAGATGCTGGGGCTGCGGCTCTCGGCCAGCCGCCTGGATGAGCCACTCAGCGCCCAGGAATTGCAGGTGGCACGGGCCAACCCCGGCGACCCCCGCTCACCGACCGCGCTCAAAGTCGCCCGCGAAGGGTGGACGATTCGGGAAATCCTGGCGCACGGCGTCATTGATTACCATCCCACCCCGGTCGGCCCCGCCGAAGTCACCGCCGACCACATGCAGGAATGGTTCGAGGCGGGCGCAGTGGACGGTTTCTGGGTGTCTATCGACGTCTACGAAGACGGAATAGATGCCTTCGTAGACGGAGTGATTCCCATCTTGCAGGAGCGCGGCCTCTTCCACACTGAGTACGAAGGCACCACCCTGCGCGACCATCTGGGCGTACCGCACCAGTACGGGCTGGATGCGCGGCTGAGCTAA
- the pdxH gene encoding pyridoxamine 5'-phosphate oxidase: MTDLTDLRLSYTRAALSRAEMNPDPAAQFSEWLQAALNDPRLTEPYAFSLATADAQGQPTVRTLLLRGVDETGALSFYTGYDSEKGRALAENPRAEMLFYWPALEQQVRVRGSVQRLSEAASTEYFHQRPRESQLAAHASTPQSAPIESRAALEARFAALHEQFAGQEVPRPDFWGGFRLVPERWEFWQGRPNRMHDRLVYTRPPHGEWTLERLMP; the protein is encoded by the coding sequence ATGACCGACCTCACCGACCTGCGGCTGTCGTACACCCGCGCTGCCCTGAGCCGCGCCGAGATGAACCCGGACCCCGCCGCGCAGTTCAGTGAGTGGCTTCAGGCTGCCCTGAACGACCCCCGCCTGACCGAGCCGTACGCGTTCTCGCTGGCGACGGCAGATGCGCAGGGGCAGCCGACCGTGCGGACCCTGCTGCTGCGCGGCGTGGACGAAACGGGTGCCCTCAGTTTTTACACCGGCTACGACTCGGAAAAAGGCCGGGCGCTGGCCGAGAACCCCCGCGCCGAGATGCTGTTTTATTGGCCGGCGCTGGAGCAGCAGGTGCGCGTGCGCGGCAGTGTGCAGCGGCTGAGCGAGGCGGCCAGCACCGAATATTTCCACCAGCGCCCCCGCGAAAGCCAGCTGGCCGCCCACGCCAGCACCCCGCAGAGTGCGCCTATCGAGAGCCGCGCCGCGCTGGAAGCCAGGTTCGCCGCGCTGCACGAGCAGTTCGCGGGCCAGGAGGTGCCCAGGCCCGACTTCTGGGGAGGCTTCCGCCTGGTGCCTGAGCGCTGGGAATTCTGGCAGGGCCGGCCCAACCGCATGCACGACCGGCTGGTATACACCCGGCCGCCACACGGCGAGTGGACGCTGGAGCGCTTGATGCCCTGA
- a CDS encoding TetR/AcrR family transcriptional regulator, which translates to MTPETTRKPRADVLRNRALILETAQLHFLQQGVNTSLDAIAKEAGIGPGTLYRHFPTREALLAAVLQTRSEELAQRHAEAARLSDPSEALQVWLSALEEYLSSFSGLPEPLMAAARASEADNPLTLPCTELTEMTEDFLAPAQRSGAARPDVTGRDLFMAAAALAWVRGADSTEGASLAGLRRLVAEGYRQPTLDTGETA; encoded by the coding sequence TTGACCCCTGAAACCACACGCAAACCCCGTGCCGACGTGCTGCGCAACCGCGCACTGATTCTGGAAACGGCCCAGCTCCACTTTTTGCAGCAGGGCGTAAACACCTCACTGGACGCGATTGCCAAGGAAGCAGGTATTGGTCCAGGCACCCTGTACCGCCACTTCCCGACCCGCGAGGCGTTGCTGGCCGCCGTGTTGCAGACCCGCTCGGAGGAACTCGCGCAGCGCCACGCCGAGGCTGCAAGGCTGAGTGACCCGTCCGAGGCTTTGCAGGTCTGGCTGAGTGCCTTAGAGGAGTATCTCAGTTCGTTCAGCGGCCTCCCCGAACCCCTGATGGCGGCGGCGCGGGCGAGTGAAGCGGACAATCCCCTCACCCTGCCCTGCACCGAGCTGACGGAGATGACGGAGGATTTTCTCGCGCCTGCACAGCGTTCGGGGGCGGCACGCCCAGACGTGACTGGACGCGACCTCTTTATGGCCGCGGCAGCCCTGGCGTGGGTCAGAGGTGCAGACAGTACCGAGGGCGCTTCACTGGCGGGCCTGCGCCGACTGGTAGCCGAGGGTTACCGGCAGCCGACTCTAGACACGGGAGAAACAGCATGA
- a CDS encoding DNA-formamidopyrimidine glycosylase — MPELPEVETTRRKIAPLVTGRTIVDIRHLSPKKYPDTGLAHGRTVLEPQRRGKYLILPLAQGPDAAPDRELIVHLGMTGGFRLEEGPHTRLTLQLDSGELHFNDPRRFGRVRVVQAGDYAALPTLAAMGPEPLEDSFELEAFAQAAAKAGAVKPWLLSQRPVAGVGNIYADEALWRARIHPAQRHLSAEQAARLHAAVREVMREAVELGGSSLGNGVSNYRQHDGDWGGFQLQHAAYGRGGQPCPRCGTTIEKTVLGQRGTHFCPQCQVLE, encoded by the coding sequence ATGCCCGAACTGCCCGAAGTGGAAACCACCCGCCGCAAGATTGCCCCGCTGGTCACCGGGCGCACCATTGTGGACATTCGGCACCTCAGCCCGAAAAAGTACCCGGACACAGGGCTGGCGCACGGCCGCACTGTGCTGGAGCCGCAGCGCCGGGGCAAGTACCTGATTCTGCCGCTGGCACAAGGCCCAGACGCTGCGCCCGACCGCGAACTCATCGTGCATCTGGGCATGACCGGGGGCTTCCGGCTGGAAGAAGGCCCGCATACCCGGCTGACCCTGCAGCTGGACAGCGGCGAGCTGCACTTCAACGACCCACGCCGCTTTGGCCGGGTGCGGGTGGTTCAGGCCGGCGACTACGCGGCGCTGCCCACACTGGCGGCGATGGGCCCCGAGCCGCTGGAAGACAGCTTCGAGCTGGAAGCGTTCGCGCAGGCCGCCGCCAAGGCCGGCGCCGTCAAGCCCTGGCTGCTCAGTCAGCGGCCCGTGGCGGGTGTGGGCAACATCTACGCCGACGAGGCGCTGTGGCGGGCCCGCATCCACCCCGCACAGAGGCACCTGAGCGCCGAGCAGGCGGCGCGTCTGCACGCCGCCGTCCGCGAGGTGATGCGCGAGGCGGTGGAGCTGGGCGGCTCCAGCCTGGGGAACGGCGTCAGCAACTACCGCCAGCATGACGGCGACTGGGGCGGCTTTCAGCTGCAGCATGCCGCCTATGGCCGGGGCGGGCAGCCCTGTCCCCGCTGCGGCACGACCATAGAAAAGACCGTGCTGGGCCAGCGCGGCACCCACTTTTGCCCACAGTGTCAGGTGTTGGAGTAA
- a CDS encoding NADPH-dependent F420 reductase — MNIGILGAGHIGATLAQKLAAQGHSVKLANSRGAASLRDLAARIGVTAADQKDAVKDVEVIIVSVPLANVPQLAELLSDVPQSVVLIDTTNYYPFRDGTLPALQAGQPESVWVSEQLGRPVVKAWNAALAQTLSSRGQPAGTPGRLALPVAGDDAEAKQIARRLVQDSGFDALDAGPLAESWRQQPGTPAYCTELTLPELNTALAAADQQRAPINRDAAMERLMNLGRTPTHDEIVQINRDASA, encoded by the coding sequence ATGAACATCGGCATTCTTGGAGCAGGCCATATTGGCGCGACACTGGCGCAAAAGCTGGCGGCTCAGGGGCACAGTGTCAAACTCGCCAATTCCAGAGGGGCCGCTTCCCTGCGCGACCTCGCCGCCCGCATCGGCGTGACGGCGGCAGACCAGAAAGACGCGGTCAAGGATGTGGAGGTCATTATCGTCTCAGTGCCGTTGGCGAACGTTCCGCAGTTGGCCGAGTTGCTCAGCGATGTTCCTCAAAGTGTCGTCCTGATCGATACGACCAACTATTACCCGTTCCGGGACGGTACGCTGCCTGCACTGCAAGCGGGCCAACCGGAAAGTGTCTGGGTGAGTGAACAATTGGGCCGACCCGTAGTGAAAGCCTGGAACGCGGCCCTGGCTCAGACGCTCAGCAGCCGGGGGCAACCTGCTGGAACACCAGGTCGGCTGGCCCTTCCCGTTGCAGGCGACGACGCCGAGGCCAAACAGATTGCCAGACGACTCGTACAGGACAGCGGCTTTGACGCGCTGGACGCTGGCCCGCTGGCCGAATCCTGGCGGCAGCAACCGGGCACTCCGGCGTACTGCACCGAGTTGACGCTGCCTGAACTGAACACTGCCCTTGCAGCGGCTGACCAGCAACGTGCCCCGATTAACCGCGACGCGGCGATGGAACGCCTGATGAACCTGGGCCGCACGCCCACCCACGACGAAATCGTGCAAATCAACCGCGACGCCTCGGCCTGA
- a CDS encoding NfeD family protein: protein MDFYLLALIVGGGLLLLSLLGGHDTDAGDLHTDLHTEASGPHTEPGDLASWFSLRSLVSFTAFFGLAGVLGRWLGLGSTTQLLTALLTGLLAGAVTAYTFRLARRHGNVSFEPATLVGRVGQVTVPLAPGRPGRVLVAVGAGTEQLTARSDIPLGAGRQVIVTAEEGGVLEVQPWDNL from the coding sequence ATGGATTTCTATCTTCTCGCCCTTATCGTCGGTGGTGGCCTGCTGCTGCTGTCGCTGCTGGGCGGACACGACACGGACGCGGGCGACCTGCACACCGACCTGCATACAGAAGCCAGCGGCCCACACACTGAACCGGGCGACCTGGCGTCCTGGTTCTCGCTGCGGTCGCTGGTGTCCTTCACGGCCTTTTTCGGGCTGGCAGGGGTGCTGGGCCGCTGGCTGGGCCTGGGCAGCACCACGCAGCTGCTGACCGCGCTGCTGACCGGCCTGCTGGCCGGGGCGGTCACGGCGTACACCTTCCGGCTGGCCCGCCGGCACGGCAACGTCTCATTCGAGCCCGCCACCCTGGTGGGCCGGGTGGGGCAGGTCACCGTGCCGCTGGCCCCTGGCCGGCCAGGACGTGTCCTGGTGGCGGTCGGCGCCGGCACCGAGCAGCTAACGGCCCGCAGCGACATTCCGCTGGGTGCCGGCCGGCAGGTCATCGTGACGGCCGAGGAAGGCGGCGTACTGGAGGTGCAGCCCTGGGACAACCTGTAG
- a CDS encoding LLM class flavin-dependent oxidoreductase, whose product MPVSVPLSLLDLTRVRLGESAAEGIARSVRLAQTADRLGYHRLWFAEHHNMASVASAATSLIVQHVATQTQNLRVGAGGVMLPNHSPLVIAEQFGTLETLFPGRIDLGLGRAPGTDGQTMRALRRDGSEADRFPSDVLELHGYLSGETRIPGVQAYPGKETHVPLYILGSSLFGAELAAQLGLPYAFASHFAPPALNQAARLYRGTFNADGPLAPADAKPHFIAAVNVIASDDESTAHEQRRLAEDEWLQGMFGRGERVFSADELEMLRESSQAQQVLQMLSRTVAGTQAEVVAGLNALVKEVQADELILVNLAAEEEHKHRTLELLAPNARG is encoded by the coding sequence ATGCCCGTTTCCGTTCCCCTTTCCCTTCTCGATTTGACCCGCGTGCGCCTTGGCGAGAGTGCTGCCGAAGGCATCGCCCGCAGCGTGCGCCTTGCTCAGACCGCTGACCGCCTCGGCTACCACCGCCTGTGGTTTGCCGAACATCACAACATGGCGTCGGTGGCGTCGGCGGCAACGTCCCTCATCGTTCAGCATGTGGCGACCCAGACGCAGAATCTGCGCGTCGGGGCGGGCGGCGTGATGCTGCCCAACCATTCGCCGCTGGTGATTGCCGAGCAGTTCGGCACGCTCGAAACCCTTTTCCCGGGCCGGATTGACCTTGGCCTTGGCCGCGCCCCCGGCACCGACGGTCAGACCATGCGGGCACTGCGGCGCGATGGGAGCGAGGCCGACCGTTTTCCCTCGGACGTGCTTGAGCTGCACGGCTACCTCAGCGGAGAGACGCGCATTCCGGGCGTTCAGGCTTACCCGGGTAAAGAGACCCACGTTCCCCTCTATATCCTCGGCTCGTCGCTGTTCGGGGCTGAGTTGGCGGCGCAGCTGGGCCTGCCCTACGCTTTTGCGTCACATTTTGCGCCCCCAGCGCTGAATCAGGCGGCGAGGCTCTACCGTGGGACTTTCAACGCGGACGGCCCACTGGCCCCAGCGGACGCCAAGCCGCACTTCATCGCCGCCGTGAACGTCATCGCGTCCGACGACGAAAGCACCGCCCACGAGCAGCGCCGACTGGCCGAAGACGAGTGGCTTCAGGGCATGTTCGGACGAGGAGAACGCGTCTTCAGCGCCGACGAGCTTGAGATGCTGCGCGAGTCCTCGCAGGCCCAGCAGGTGTTGCAGATGCTGAGCCGCACCGTCGCAGGGACGCAGGCGGAGGTCGTCGCTGGCCTCAACGCTCTGGTCAAGGAAGTGCAGGCCGACGAATTGATTCTGGTGAATCTGGCCGCCGAGGAGGAACATAAGCACCGCACGCTGGAACTGCTGGCCCCTAACGCCAGAGGTTGA
- a CDS encoding MDR family MFS transporter — MTEHLTTAPPTAAAPAATEDTEARDRSIITVLLIATFVVILNETIMNVALPRLSEEFNVAASVVQWLATAFMLTMAVVIPATGFLMQRLTTRTVFFAAMGIFGLGTLLAGLAPNFEILLLACIAQAIGTAIMTPLLFTTVLTLVPASRRGAVMGTITIMIAVAPALGPTVGGAILQYLSWRYLFFFVLPIVLAVTAYGARTLVNYSEPQRVSLDLPSFPLAALGFGGLVYSLSSLGESHAGLGAPLVSGSLLVSLVSLGLFVWRQIFLQRHGTPLLDFRVLRYPIYTLGLTVLALLALVLFGSGILLPMYVQQVRGLDPLQTGLLMLPGGLLMGLLSPAIGRMSDRSGPKALATAGGIMLTLALWGLSRITAETGVPHILSLHVVMSLAMAMIFTPVFSATSSPLPSRFYGHGSALISTLQQVAGAAGTALLVTVMTSRAAQAATEMAPPLAQAEGIRAAFLVAAGVSLLVTLLAPFLRNGTPPGGEAEGERIAMGH, encoded by the coding sequence ATGACCGAACATCTGACGACCGCCCCTCCAACGGCTGCTGCGCCCGCCGCAACGGAAGACACCGAAGCCCGTGACCGCAGCATCATCACGGTGCTGCTCATCGCCACCTTCGTGGTCATCCTGAACGAGACCATCATGAATGTCGCTTTGCCTAGACTGAGTGAGGAATTCAACGTGGCCGCCAGTGTGGTGCAGTGGCTGGCGACGGCTTTTATGCTCACGATGGCCGTGGTGATTCCCGCTACCGGCTTCCTGATGCAGCGGCTGACCACACGCACCGTCTTTTTCGCAGCTATGGGCATTTTTGGCCTCGGCACGCTACTGGCCGGGCTTGCTCCCAATTTCGAAATCCTGCTGCTGGCCTGCATCGCGCAGGCTATCGGCACCGCCATCATGACCCCGCTGCTTTTTACCACCGTTCTGACGCTGGTGCCCGCCAGTCGGCGCGGCGCGGTCATGGGTACCATCACGATTATGATAGCGGTCGCGCCTGCACTGGGGCCGACCGTAGGCGGAGCCATCTTGCAGTATCTGTCGTGGCGTTACCTGTTCTTCTTCGTGCTTCCTATCGTGCTGGCGGTGACTGCTTACGGTGCCCGCACGCTGGTCAACTACAGCGAGCCGCAGCGTGTTTCGCTTGACCTTCCGTCATTCCCGCTCGCGGCGCTGGGCTTCGGTGGGTTGGTCTACAGCCTCAGTAGCCTGGGCGAGTCACATGCAGGTCTGGGCGCCCCCCTGGTGAGCGGGTCCCTGCTGGTCAGTCTGGTGAGCCTGGGGCTGTTCGTGTGGCGGCAGATTTTCCTGCAACGTCACGGCACGCCCCTGCTGGATTTCCGGGTGCTGCGCTACCCCATCTACACGCTGGGCTTGACGGTGCTGGCTTTGCTGGCCCTGGTGCTGTTCGGCAGTGGGATTCTGCTGCCCATGTACGTGCAGCAGGTGCGCGGACTTGACCCTCTCCAGACTGGCCTGCTGATGCTGCCGGGTGGCCTGCTGATGGGTCTGCTGTCGCCTGCCATTGGCCGCATGTCCGACCGCTCCGGCCCCAAAGCACTGGCAACGGCGGGCGGCATCATGCTGACGCTGGCCCTGTGGGGCCTCAGCCGCATCACGGCAGAGACGGGCGTGCCGCACATCTTGAGCCTGCACGTCGTGATGAGCCTAGCGATGGCTATGATTTTCACTCCGGTGTTCAGTGCCACTTCCAGCCCACTTCCCTCCCGCTTCTACGGTCACGGCAGCGCCCTGATCAGCACGCTGCAGCAGGTAGCGGGCGCGGCAGGTACGGCCTTGCTGGTAACCGTGATGACCAGCCGCGCGGCGCAGGCGGCGACTGAAATGGCCCCGCCTCTGGCTCAGGCGGAAGGCATCCGAGCAGCTTTCCTGGTCGCGGCGGGCGTCTCTCTGCTGGTGACCCTGCTGGCCCCCTTCTTGCGCAATGGCACGCCACCTGGAGGAGAGGCAGAAGGCGAGCGGATAGCTATGGGTCACTGA
- a CDS encoding flotillin family protein has translation MIPTLIVGGLTLVAIIIILVLLQTMLIVVPPNRVLVISGRSRATASGDRVGYRVIRGGRAFRIPVLEKASWMDLTTIPLDLGIENAYSKGGIPLRIHAVANVKVNASEPQLSNAIERFLDVPREQLTGIVRDTLEGNLRGVVATLTPEEINEDRLRFAEALMEEAEHDLASLGIRLDTLKIQNVTDESGYLDSIGRRQTAEVLKEARIAEANRNAEASEVEAQAKQRATIAQTVAEQAILERQTELRIRRAELEAQSAARENEAQVSAERAKVTAEQQLEQERIILNQKRLEADIVAPARARREAELLRAQAEAAPIIEEGRARAEAVRQVITAFAEAGPDAERAYVLNMLPSIVDTFAESVKAVDIDRITVIDSGDGRATQSAMQTLPRNIVGLVEQVETATGVNLLGLLRDSGQPSQGAGSGPDRGPQGGGSGERPQAPTSQAPTSQAQTSQAQTSQTPPPAPTASPTPAEPAPIPAPRTLADRLPLGRHAETQAPATAAVEPAPPSVVVRRGEDMTSPQ, from the coding sequence ATGATTCCAACCCTGATTGTCGGCGGCCTGACCCTCGTAGCCATCATCATCATTCTGGTGCTGCTGCAAACCATGCTGATTGTGGTGCCGCCCAACCGGGTGCTGGTCATTTCGGGCAGGAGCCGCGCCACCGCCAGCGGCGACCGGGTCGGCTACCGCGTGATTCGGGGCGGACGGGCCTTCCGCATTCCGGTGCTGGAAAAGGCCAGCTGGATGGACCTGACCACCATCCCGCTGGACCTGGGCATCGAGAACGCCTATTCCAAAGGCGGCATCCCCCTGCGAATTCATGCCGTGGCCAACGTGAAGGTGAACGCCAGCGAGCCGCAGCTGTCCAACGCCATCGAGCGCTTCTTGGACGTGCCGCGTGAGCAGCTGACCGGTATCGTGCGCGATACGCTGGAAGGCAACCTGCGCGGCGTGGTCGCCACCCTCACCCCCGAGGAAATCAACGAGGACCGCCTGCGCTTTGCCGAGGCGCTGATGGAAGAAGCCGAGCACGACCTCGCCAGCCTGGGCATCCGGCTGGACACGCTCAAGATTCAGAACGTGACCGACGAGAGCGGCTACCTGGACTCAATTGGCCGCCGGCAAACGGCCGAGGTGCTCAAAGAAGCCCGCATCGCGGAGGCCAACCGCAACGCGGAGGCCAGCGAGGTGGAAGCCCAGGCCAAACAGCGCGCCACCATCGCGCAGACGGTGGCCGAGCAGGCGATTTTGGAACGCCAAACCGAACTGCGGATTCGCCGTGCCGAGCTGGAAGCGCAGTCAGCCGCCCGCGAGAACGAGGCGCAGGTATCTGCCGAGAGGGCCAAGGTCACGGCCGAGCAGCAGCTGGAGCAAGAACGTATCATCCTCAACCAGAAACGCCTGGAAGCCGACATCGTGGCCCCTGCCCGCGCCCGCCGCGAAGCCGAGCTGCTGCGGGCACAGGCCGAAGCGGCGCCGATCATCGAAGAGGGCCGCGCCCGCGCCGAGGCGGTCCGCCAGGTGATCACCGCCTTTGCCGAAGCCGGCCCAGACGCCGAGCGGGCCTATGTGCTGAACATGCTGCCCTCGATTGTAGACACCTTTGCCGAGAGCGTAAAAGCGGTGGACATTGACCGGATTACGGTGATTGATTCGGGCGACGGCCGGGCCACCCAGAGTGCCATGCAGACGCTGCCGCGCAATATCGTGGGGCTGGTGGAGCAGGTCGAGACGGCGACCGGCGTGAACCTGCTGGGCCTGCTGCGTGACAGCGGCCAGCCCTCTCAGGGTGCAGGCTCCGGCCCGGACCGTGGCCCGCAGGGGGGCGGAAGCGGTGAGCGGCCTCAGGCCCCGACCTCCCAGGCCCCGACCTCCCAGGCTCAGACCTCCCAGGCCCAAACGTCCCAGACCCCGCCCCCCGCTCCGACCGCGTCGCCTACGCCCGCCGAGCCCGCGCCCATTCCGGCGCCCCGGACGCTGGCTGACCGCTTGCCCCTGGGCCGGCACGCCGAAACTCAAGCTCCGGCAACAGCAGCGGTAGAGCCAGCGCCGCCCAGCGTGGTGGTGCGCCGGGGTGAAGATATGACCTCGCCGCAGTAG